One genomic region from Laribacter hongkongensis DSM 14985 encodes:
- the dxs gene encoding 1-deoxy-D-xylulose-5-phosphate synthase, with translation MTSTPLLDTIQIPADLRELDRKQLPQLARELRDFLVDSVSQTGGHFASNLGSIELTIALHYVYNTPDDRLVWDVGHQTYPHKILTGRRDRMHTMRQKGGLAGFPKRDESEYDTFGVGHSSTSIGAALGMAVAARQTGSDRRVVAIIGDGAMTAGQAFEALNNAGDSDTDLLVILNDNDMSISPNVGALNHYFTRLMSGRFYATMKSGTNRVLGMAPPLQKLAHKAEEQVKGLLTPATLFEEFGFNYLGPVDGHDLGVLVNTLQNIRQLKGPQFLHVVTKKGRGYKLAEKDPISYHGVSKFSPENGLVSKSGSSKPGYTQVFGDWLCDMAAQDERLVGITPAMREGSGMVRFEKEYPDRYFDVGIAEQHAVTFAAGMACDGLKPVVAIYSTFLQRAYDQLIHDVALQNLPVVFAIDRAGLVGADGPTHAGAFDLSYLRCIPNMVVMAPSDENECRQLLYTAFLHDGPTAVRYPRGTGPGCEPVAAMTALPLGQGTLRRQGKGIAILAFGSMVHPALAAADQLDASVADMRFVKPLDTALIRQLAASHELLVTVEENVVMGGAGSAVLEPLAAAGITVPVLNLGLPDHYVEHGDPALLLADCGLDPAGIVRSVRQRLDDTASGTA, from the coding sequence ATGACTTCCACCCCGCTTCTCGACACGATTCAGATTCCGGCCGACCTGCGCGAGCTGGACCGCAAGCAACTGCCGCAGCTGGCGCGCGAACTGCGCGACTTTCTGGTGGATTCCGTCAGCCAGACCGGCGGGCACTTTGCCTCCAACCTCGGCTCGATCGAACTCACCATCGCCCTGCACTACGTCTACAACACGCCGGACGACCGGCTGGTGTGGGATGTCGGCCACCAGACCTATCCGCACAAGATCCTCACCGGCCGGCGCGACCGCATGCACACCATGCGGCAAAAAGGCGGCCTGGCCGGCTTTCCCAAGCGTGACGAATCGGAATACGACACCTTCGGCGTCGGTCACTCGTCCACCAGCATCGGTGCGGCACTGGGCATGGCCGTGGCCGCCCGCCAGACCGGCAGCGACCGCCGCGTGGTAGCGATCATCGGAGACGGCGCCATGACCGCTGGCCAGGCCTTCGAGGCGCTCAACAACGCCGGAGATTCGGACACGGACCTGCTGGTCATCCTCAACGACAACGACATGTCGATCTCGCCGAACGTCGGCGCGCTCAACCACTATTTCACCCGCCTCATGAGCGGCCGCTTCTACGCCACCATGAAAAGCGGCACCAACCGGGTGCTGGGCATGGCGCCGCCGCTGCAAAAGCTGGCGCACAAGGCTGAAGAGCAGGTCAAGGGCCTGCTGACCCCGGCCACCCTGTTCGAGGAATTCGGCTTCAACTACCTGGGTCCGGTCGACGGCCATGACCTGGGCGTACTGGTCAACACGCTGCAAAACATCCGCCAGCTCAAGGGGCCGCAGTTCCTGCACGTGGTCACCAAAAAGGGCCGCGGCTACAAGCTCGCGGAAAAAGACCCGATCAGCTATCACGGCGTCAGCAAGTTCAGTCCGGAAAACGGACTGGTCAGCAAATCCGGCAGCAGCAAGCCCGGCTACACGCAGGTATTCGGCGACTGGCTGTGCGACATGGCAGCACAGGACGAACGTCTCGTCGGCATCACGCCGGCCATGCGCGAAGGTTCGGGCATGGTGCGCTTCGAAAAGGAATATCCGGACCGCTATTTCGATGTCGGCATTGCCGAACAGCACGCGGTCACGTTCGCCGCCGGCATGGCCTGTGACGGGCTCAAGCCAGTGGTGGCGATCTACTCCACCTTCCTGCAACGCGCCTACGACCAGCTGATCCACGACGTCGCCCTGCAAAACCTGCCGGTGGTGTTTGCCATCGACCGCGCCGGGCTGGTGGGAGCTGACGGCCCGACCCACGCCGGTGCTTTCGACCTCTCCTACCTGCGTTGCATCCCCAACATGGTGGTGATGGCGCCGTCGGACGAAAACGAATGCCGGCAACTGCTCTACACCGCATTCCTGCACGACGGACCGACGGCCGTGCGCTACCCGCGCGGCACCGGTCCTGGCTGCGAACCGGTGGCCGCCATGACCGCCCTGCCGCTGGGCCAGGGCACGCTGCGCCGCCAGGGCAAGGGCATCGCCATCCTGGCGTTCGGCAGCATGGTGCATCCGGCACTGGCAGCAGCTGACCAGCTCGATGCCAGCGTGGCAGACATGCGCTTTGTCAAACCGCTGGACACCGCCCTGATCCGCCAGCTGGCGGCCAGCCACGAGCTGCTGGTCACGGTCGAGGAAAACGTGGTGATGGGCGGAGCCGGCAGCGCCGTGCTGGAACCCCTGGCCGCCGCCGGCATCACCGTGCCGGTGCTGAACCTCGGCCTGCCCGACCACTACGTCGAGCACGGTGACCCGGCCCTGCTGCTGGCCGACTGCGGCCTCGATCCTGCCGGCATCGTCCGCTCGGTCCGCCAGCGGCTGGACGATACTGCCTCCGGCACAGCCTGA
- a CDS encoding exodeoxyribonuclease VII small subunit produces the protein MAKPAKQPASFESAVEQLDALIRDLERGELPLEAALAAYKQGAELVKFCQGKLADAEQQLRVLEADALKPLDPEHD, from the coding sequence ATGGCCAAACCTGCCAAACAGCCCGCCAGTTTTGAAAGCGCCGTCGAACAGCTCGATGCGCTGATCCGTGATCTCGAGCGTGGAGAGCTGCCTCTTGAAGCAGCACTGGCCGCCTACAAGCAAGGCGCCGAACTCGTCAAATTCTGTCAGGGCAAGCTTGCCGACGCCGAGCAGCAACTGCGCGTACTGGAAGCAGATGCACTCAAGCCACTGGACCCCGAGCATGACTGA
- a CDS encoding polyprenyl synthetase family protein: MTDTDFLRWMTDIQQRVETALAASLPAGTHAATPLFDAMRYAALDGGKRVRPLLVFAAGDVSGATPEALSAAACAVECIHAYSLVHDDLPCMDDDVLRRGKPTCHIAHGEAMALLAGDALQAHAFELLAIPLPGVVPARQLAMVSALAHAAGPRGMCGGQAIDLAAVGHALDQTALEYMHCLKTGALIQAAVRLGALAGSPDDDELAALDRYARRIGLAFQVIDDVLDCEADSATLGKTAGKDAAHDKPTYVSLMGLGEARSYAHALLADAHEALALFGARARRLQQLADYIVARSF; encoded by the coding sequence ATGACTGATACCGATTTCCTGCGCTGGATGACGGACATCCAGCAGCGCGTCGAAACCGCCCTCGCGGCCAGCCTGCCCGCCGGTACCCACGCCGCCACCCCGCTGTTTGATGCCATGCGCTACGCCGCACTGGACGGCGGCAAGCGCGTGCGGCCGCTGCTGGTATTTGCCGCCGGCGACGTTTCCGGTGCCACGCCTGAGGCCCTGTCGGCTGCCGCCTGCGCCGTGGAATGCATCCACGCCTACTCGCTGGTACACGACGACCTGCCCTGCATGGACGACGACGTACTGCGCCGCGGCAAACCCACTTGCCACATCGCCCACGGCGAAGCCATGGCCCTGCTGGCCGGCGATGCCCTCCAGGCCCATGCCTTCGAACTGCTGGCAATTCCCCTGCCCGGCGTCGTGCCGGCCCGGCAGCTGGCCATGGTGTCTGCACTGGCCCACGCCGCCGGCCCGCGCGGCATGTGCGGCGGTCAGGCCATCGATCTGGCAGCCGTCGGCCACGCACTGGACCAGACCGCACTGGAATACATGCACTGCCTGAAAACCGGCGCCCTGATCCAGGCGGCCGTCCGGCTTGGCGCCCTTGCCGGCTCGCCTGACGATGACGAACTGGCGGCCCTCGACCGCTACGCCCGCCGCATCGGCCTCGCTTTCCAGGTCATCGACGACGTGCTCGACTGCGAAGCCGACAGCGCCACGCTGGGCAAGACCGCCGGCAAGGATGCCGCCCACGACAAGCCTACCTACGTCAGCCTGATGGGACTGGGCGAAGCCCGCAGCTACGCGCACGCCCTGCTGGCAGACGCCCATGAGGCACTGGCCCTGTTCGGCGCCCGTGCCCGTCGCCTGCAACAGCTGGCCGACTACATCGTGGCGCGCTCTTTCTAA